From Deinococcus sp. HSC-46F16, the proteins below share one genomic window:
- a CDS encoding amino acid ABC transporter permease: MLSTLSTVFTPDALAALWRGAQLTLSLTVLASIFGLILGLIAGLGRRSRLAPVRLLAGAYIETFRGTPLLVQLFFLFFALPQITGVSLPAFNTAVLGLSLFAGAYAAEIIRGSLNAVDRGQTEAARALGLKPWDILRLVLIPQAARTAVPALGNQFIGLLKDSSLASVITVSELLLTTRGLVSITYQPVPLYLAVALIYFLLSNVAARLFALLERRLNRPYRASAV, translated from the coding sequence ATGCTGTCCACCCTCTCCACCGTGTTCACCCCCGACGCGCTCGCGGCCCTGTGGCGCGGCGCCCAGCTCACGCTGTCCCTCACGGTCCTGGCGAGCATCTTCGGCCTGATCCTGGGTCTGATCGCCGGGCTGGGGCGGAGGTCGCGCCTGGCGCCCGTGCGGCTGCTGGCGGGGGCCTATATCGAGACCTTCCGCGGCACGCCGCTGCTGGTGCAGCTCTTTTTCCTTTTCTTCGCGCTGCCGCAGATCACGGGCGTCTCGCTGCCCGCCTTCAACACGGCGGTGCTGGGCCTGAGCCTCTTCGCCGGGGCCTACGCCGCCGAGATCATCCGGGGCAGCCTGAACGCCGTGGACCGGGGCCAGACCGAGGCGGCGCGGGCGCTGGGCCTGAAGCCCTGGGACATCCTGCGGCTGGTCTTGATTCCGCAGGCGGCCCGGACGGCCGTGCCCGCGCTGGGGAACCAGTTCATCGGCCTCCTCAAGGATTCCAGCCTCGCCAGCGTGATCACGGTGTCCGAACTGCTGCTGACCACCCGTGGGCTGGTGTCCATCACCTACCAGCCGGTGCCGCTGTACCTCGCCGTCGCGCTGATCTATTTCCTGCTGTCGAACGTGGCGGCGCGGCTGTTCGCCCTGCTGGAGCGCCGCCTGAACCGGCCCTACCGGGCAAGCGCGGTTTGA